Proteins encoded in a region of the Cloacibacillus sp. genome:
- a CDS encoding transcriptional regulator, with amino-acid sequence MTLQELASLLDAKNISTEDDLNSIVINNAYACDLMSDVLAFCTPGSLLLTGLTNVQIVRTAQMLDIPAIVFVRGKVPLDETVQLARENGIPILLTRYSMFESCGILFAKGMKPSIQMQEI; translated from the coding sequence ATGACCTTGCAGGAACTGGCGTCACTGCTTGACGCCAAGAATATTTCTACCGAAGACGATCTTAACAGCATTGTGATAAACAACGCCTATGCCTGTGATCTAATGAGCGATGTGCTCGCCTTCTGTACGCCGGGTTCACTGCTTTTGACCGGGCTTACAAATGTGCAGATCGTCAGGACGGCGCAGATGCTCGACATACCCGCGATAGTTTTTGTCCGCGGTAAGGTGCCTCTCGACGAGACCGTGCAGTTGGCGAGAGAGAACGGCATCCCAATTCTCCTTACAAGATACAGCATGTTTGAGTCATGCGGTATTTTGTTTGCAAAGGGCATGAAACCGAGCATCCAGATGCAGGAGATTTAA
- a CDS encoding OmpH family outer membrane protein, producing the protein MISRKIVMAVMIAAMSAFVMAGSAFAADVIGTISTQKIMFQHPKFEQVQKQLKDISAKLQKDAQGAIDKESDDKKKAQIYQSKRQELAQQEQKLMQPLFQDINIAIRTVANQKKLTVVVDKEAVFYGGIDITDAVIAELKKK; encoded by the coding sequence ATGATTTCAAGAAAGATAGTTATGGCAGTAATGATCGCGGCAATGTCTGCGTTCGTGATGGCGGGTTCGGCCTTTGCGGCGGACGTGATCGGCACAATCAGCACACAGAAGATAATGTTCCAGCACCCGAAGTTCGAGCAGGTGCAGAAGCAGCTTAAAGACATCTCCGCCAAGCTCCAGAAGGACGCCCAGGGCGCAATAGACAAAGAGAGCGACGACAAGAAAAAGGCTCAGATCTATCAGTCAAAGCGTCAGGAGCTCGCCCAGCAGGAGCAGAAGCTGATGCAGCCGCTCTTCCAGGACATCAACATCGCAATCAGAACGGTCGCCAACCAGAAGAAGCTGACAGTCGTCGTTGACAAAGAAGCCGTATTCTACGGCGGAATCGACATCACAGACGCGGTCATCGCCGAACTCAAAAAGAAGTAA
- a CDS encoding adenosine-specific kinase has protein sequence MAEKLELSLVQIDIPEDANVIVGQSHFIKSVEDLFEAMITAAPGIEFGIAFCEASGDCLVRHDGNDKEMEAAAIANAQKINAGHVFNIVMRKGYPINVLNRIKSVQEVCSIFAATANPLQLVIAESEQGRGVMGVIDGGATKGVEDEEGQAWRRMLLRDIIGYKR, from the coding sequence ATGGCAGAGAAATTGGAGCTTTCGCTTGTACAGATAGATATCCCGGAGGACGCGAACGTCATCGTAGGGCAGAGCCACTTCATAAAATCCGTTGAAGATCTTTTCGAGGCGATGATAACGGCGGCCCCTGGCATCGAGTTCGGCATCGCCTTCTGCGAGGCCTCCGGCGACTGCCTCGTGAGGCACGACGGAAACGATAAAGAAATGGAAGCGGCGGCCATAGCGAACGCGCAAAAAATAAACGCGGGGCACGTATTCAATATTGTAATGCGCAAAGGCTACCCGATAAACGTCCTAAACAGAATAAAATCCGTGCAGGAGGTCTGCTCTATTTTCGCCGCGACCGCAAACCCGCTCCAGCTCGTCATTGCGGAATCGGAGCAGGGGCGCGGCGTGATGGGCGTTATCGACGGAGGCGCGACGAAGGGCGTTGAGGACGAAGAAGGCCAGGCGTGGCGCAGGATGCTGCTGCGCGACATCATCGGCTACAAGAGATAA
- a CDS encoding sodium:solute symporter family protein, which produces MQIFYFSAAALLVLFVGAGVIIGSRGTSKKDFSLGGRKAGAAGVTGILLGALVGGASTVGTAQMAYSSGLTAWWFTLGGGIGCLLLGLRFAVPLRRSEITTIADYLEKSYGGAGSRCGAAIAFTATVSSSIGTFISICAQFLACIALIRGVIPLSGWQAALVAAFAIWGFIAAGGMKSFSTLGTAKIFILYIVLALCAGAAWHHSGGVCAVYSKLGFAPWFNPFGRGFVPEMGYLASMIVGVFTTQIYIQSFAAAKDAQAARAGAFASALLMPPMGLLGAWVGLSVRAAGVRIAPDKVLSWFIMDSFPPVVGGLIWGGVLITVIGCAAGLILGIATNITKNFIPKKLMSRYAHRTNEIQQALVAVMIIAATLIGLGSAGTMILDLSFLSMGLRGAGTFFPFVMAVLKPGLLSAPWALAASAGGLAGMLIWAFCGLPSDPLFAGLAVSALCVAAGAILGKKKHLEI; this is translated from the coding sequence TTGCAGATATTTTACTTTTCAGCCGCAGCTTTGCTTGTTCTTTTCGTAGGCGCGGGCGTCATTATAGGAAGCAGAGGAACGTCGAAAAAAGATTTCAGCCTCGGCGGAAGGAAGGCGGGCGCGGCCGGCGTCACCGGCATTCTGCTTGGAGCGCTCGTCGGAGGAGCATCCACTGTAGGCACGGCGCAGATGGCCTACAGCAGCGGGCTTACCGCGTGGTGGTTCACTCTCGGCGGCGGGATAGGCTGTCTGCTGCTTGGACTTCGCTTCGCCGTTCCGCTGCGCCGGTCTGAGATCACGACGATCGCGGACTACCTTGAAAAAAGCTACGGAGGCGCCGGCTCGCGCTGCGGCGCGGCCATCGCCTTCACCGCCACCGTCTCGTCCTCTATAGGCACCTTTATTTCGATATGCGCGCAGTTTCTCGCCTGTATCGCGCTCATTCGCGGCGTCATCCCGCTTTCCGGCTGGCAGGCCGCCCTGGTCGCGGCCTTCGCAATATGGGGCTTTATTGCGGCGGGCGGCATGAAAAGTTTTTCTACGCTCGGGACGGCCAAGATATTTATTTTATATATAGTGCTCGCGCTCTGCGCGGGAGCCGCGTGGCATCACAGCGGCGGCGTTTGCGCGGTATATTCGAAGCTTGGCTTCGCACCGTGGTTTAATCCGTTCGGGCGCGGCTTTGTGCCGGAGATGGGGTATCTGGCCTCGATGATCGTAGGCGTATTCACGACGCAGATATATATACAGTCCTTCGCCGCCGCCAAAGACGCACAGGCCGCGCGCGCAGGCGCCTTCGCCTCCGCGCTGCTCATGCCTCCGATGGGGCTGCTTGGCGCGTGGGTCGGCCTTTCGGTTAGGGCGGCCGGCGTGCGCATCGCGCCCGACAAGGTGCTTTCGTGGTTCATCATGGATTCTTTTCCGCCAGTCGTAGGCGGCCTCATCTGGGGCGGAGTGCTTATCACCGTCATCGGCTGCGCCGCCGGGCTGATACTCGGCATCGCGACCAACATAACGAAGAACTTCATCCCCAAAAAACTGATGTCGCGTTACGCGCACCGCACAAATGAAATCCAGCAGGCGCTCGTCGCGGTAATGATAATCGCGGCGACGCTGATAGGGCTGGGCTCGGCGGGGACGATGATACTCGACCTGAGTTTTCTCAGCATGGGCCTTCGCGGGGCGGGGACGTTTTTCCCGTTCGTCATGGCTGTGCTGAAGCCTGGGCTGCTCTCCGCGCCGTGGGCGCTCGCCGCAAGCGCGGGCGGACTTGCCGGGATGCTTATCTGGGCCTTCTGCGGCCTCCCCTCCGACCCGCTCTTTGCCGGACTTGCCGTATCTGCGCTGTGCGTCGCAGCCGGTGCAATCTTGGGAAAGAAAAAACATCTGGAAATTTAA
- a CDS encoding ATP-binding protein, giving the protein MGAPVCLEYRIEGNDFMVAGAASNNIKNTLKMLGIASDICRRVAIITYESEINLVIHAGGGILQAIISEDHVDLVAKDEGPGIPDISKAMIEGYSTATEEAREMGFGAGMGLPNIKRNCDEFDIESTIGKGTTLKCVVYFPQN; this is encoded by the coding sequence ATGGGAGCCCCTGTCTGTCTTGAATACAGAATTGAGGGCAATGATTTTATGGTTGCGGGCGCAGCCTCGAACAATATAAAAAATACCCTCAAAATGCTAGGAATAGCCTCGGACATATGTCGGCGCGTGGCGATAATCACCTATGAGTCCGAAATAAACCTCGTCATCCACGCGGGCGGCGGCATTCTTCAGGCCATCATCTCCGAAGACCATGTAGACCTCGTCGCAAAGGACGAAGGCCCGGGCATACCCGATATAAGCAAAGCCATGATCGAAGGTTACAGCACCGCGACGGAAGAGGCGCGAGAGATGGGCTTTGGCGCCGGCATGGGCCTGCCGAACATCAAAAGGAACTGCGATGAGTTTGATATAGAATCCACAATTGGAAAGGGCACTACGTTAAAGTGCGTGGTATATTTTCCTCAAAATTAG
- a CDS encoding DUF3343 domain-containing protein, which translates to MECLATFDTTHMALFFEKACRAAGLSVKIVPVPRQLSASCGLACGYPCGDLEKVKAVAEEKGIEVAEYHEVESL; encoded by the coding sequence ATGGAATGTCTTGCAACTTTTGATACTACGCACATGGCTCTCTTTTTTGAAAAGGCGTGCCGCGCGGCCGGCCTCAGCGTTAAGATAGTCCCTGTGCCGCGCCAGCTTTCCGCAAGCTGCGGGCTCGCCTGCGGCTATCCGTGCGGCGACCTGGAAAAGGTGAAGGCCGTGGCGGAAGAAAAGGGCATCGAGGTGGCCGAGTACCACGAGGTAGAGAGCCTTTAA